The sequence tgtaaaatgttgtaaactggtcaaaatacaCCTTtgctgggtgtggtttattgcttcaGTATCAAATACGCAGTGAGATTACATTACATTACGTTCCTGTAATGGTTAAAACATTTGCAAATGGTATGAAATATTGAGGATTCACTTACAGGTCTGGGTTCACCTGAAAAACGTCTATTGTAAGCATTAATATCTTGAAGTCTAGCTCTGCCTTCATCGGAATCTCTTTCCTGTTCAGAAAAATCTGCAAACAACATTGTTACCTGCAATATAAAGTGAGTATCATATAAGTACTAAGAACTGATCAATGCATCATCATTATGTATGCTACATTTGTCAAAATCATTTCTAATACTGTGGCAATGGAGAGGGCCTATAACATGTGTGAATAGATGGGCCCCATGGCATATGTGAATCACACGTGCAAACAAGAAGCACCATCATCTTTACACAAGTCTGGTTTAATTATAAATTGAAGAATGaaccaaattacaaaatattcaaaatgctgTCTTTAATTGGAAGTTGCAAGTCTCAGTAGTCTGATTTTTAACAACATTGCAGGTTTTAAACTCAAACATTTCTCTTGACATGTTGCCTCATTCTAAAAAGTTGATTGTAATAATGTTACTCCTGACACAATCAATTGGTAACAATATTGTGCTGTAAGAAATCATCTTCAAGGACTATTTGTACACAATGACTTTATATAACTTTGCCAAACACCCAATCATATAACTTTGCCAAACACCCAATCATATAACTTTGCCAAACGTCCAATCACATAACTTTGCCAAACACCCAATCACATAACTTTGCCAAACACCCAATCACATAACTTTGCCAAACACCCAATCATATAACTTACACCCAATCATATAACTTTGCCAAACGTCCAATCACATAACTTTGCCAAACACCAAATCACATAACTTTGCCAAACACCAAATCATATAACTTTGCCAAACACCCAATCATATAACTTTGCCAAACACCCAATCATATAACTTTGCCAAACACCCAATCATATAACTTTGCCAAACACCCAATCATATAACTTTGCCAAACACCCAATCATATAACTTTGCCAAACACACAATCATTTTACTTTGCCAAACACCAAATCATATAAATTTGCCAAACACCAAATCATAGGACCACTTGTCTTTACCTGTTGTCTACATACTGGACATTGCACTGCACCAAGCCAAGAACCATGTCTCCAGTAGGTATTATACAATTAGCTATGAAGATACAAAAATATATGTTAACATTATTTACACAGTGAAAAAGTGAGATAGCCTACAAGGTATCATTAAATATTTTCCAAGGTATGACTTGACAAATGAATATTTAACAATATCAAACTTTGTATGATGGGATTATCTGTAACAGTCTTGCTTTCAGAAAGGTGGACAGACTGCAGAATACTTGAACCTTGCCTGGGTATGCCACTTTCAATGCCGTTTTACTTACTAGATATGAAACAAGCAGTATAAGCTGATTGAAGATTTGGATTCAATGTGCTTTAGATCTGCTTAAAATTGTACTGACAACATTCATGAGCAAAGTGATCTTTTCTTTTCATGAATGTAACCTTCCTGGAATATGCAGACCATGGCAGACTTTCCTACATCAAATACATTCTAATGGACTACCAGTAGAATAATAGTTTTATGATACATTGGAGCAAACCTTAATTTATTACCGTAATTTATGACAGTACACAAATGATCTGTTACACAGAAatcttttttgtcttttttgttcaGAATTGACACACCTTGCTTGTGCATGCAATAACGAACACATTGCAATTAATTCTTGGACAGCTCAATTTTAAACCAATCAAAATGTCATCATGTATGTTTGAAATGATTGTTGATATAACGGTACACTACAAGTAATGGTTACACAAACAAAGACTTTAATAGCTGTGGTTTGGCAAGACTTTATGCATCTCtttatttctgtttcttttGATGTGCTTAATCTTTCTGATCCCAGTTGAATAAAATGACTCACCACAGAATACATGTCCACAGTTAGTTTCTGTAGGAAACTGTGCATCATGTAGACATACAGGACATTGAGTATCTACAGCATATCTTCTAGCAGGCCTGGGTCTTCCATTACTCGTGTCATTGGCTGTCTCAGGTACGGTTTCATTTAATCCTAACTGACGCCGAGCATTTTGCACTCTTTCTTGATTCTCAGGATGAATACTATTTCCTCTGTTCTGATATCTGCAAAGTTCCAGGAATCAAGGTGAGATTGAAGCAGCAACTGTGAGcacaaaattgttcaaattaaGTGTTAGatatttttataaaatgtgGTATTCACTATGTACATGCTGGAGTACAGCTCTGTCCACACTTGGTTCAAATCTATGACTTCAGTAATTTCAACACATATATGGAAGTAACACTGTTGTGTCACATTCAGCCCAACTGCAAAGACTCAATCCCGTTGGGTAACACTGCTGTATCACATTCAACCCAACGACTCAATCCCAGTGGGTAACACTGCTGTGTCACATTCAACCCAACGACTCAATGCCAGTGGGTAACACTGCTGTGTCACATTCAACCCAACGACTCAATCCCAGTGGGTAACACTGCTGTGTCACATTCAACCCAAAGACTCAATCCCAATGGGTAACACTGTTGTGTCACATTCAGCCAAAGATTCACTCCTAGCGGGTAACACTGCTGTGTCACATTAAACCGGAAGTACAGGAACGTGGGTGAACAATAGGGTGATTGCTGATGACAcggccatttgcatacactagGTGGGAGTTTTTGGATTTTCATGTAAACAATGTTCATCAGGGGGGTAAACACTACAATGGGATTTGgagcattcaattatcacctgTCTGAATATCAAAATCATAGTCTCCACTGAACACAATCATATTCCGTGGCTTTGAGAACCATAAACCCCCtcttgtgcaaacactgattGGAAATACAGCTTTTTACAATACTACAAGATGATGACAGTAATATATTCAGTTAAATTGCtaaattgaatgaatgaatcgtAGATAACATTTTCACCTACAGTTTGGCAACACAGACAGTGCTGGCAGCATCAAATAGCCTGTTGCGAGTTTGCAGACTTTGCCAAGGTGACCCGACAGCACAGAAGTGACGACGAGTATCTTGGCTGCGGGGTGATATCATTGAGATGAAATCATGGATTTTACATCCTTGGTGACATGTACGTAGCAAGTACAGATATGCAACAAAAAGTAGAACTAAAAGTTGTGTCATTCATGTATACTGCAACTATAATTTTGGAGAAATGGATGGTAAATTCAAACTTCAATAATTCGCTGTGACCATGGACGTCCCACGTTGTCTGTTTGTGCTGTTTTGGCTTTGCTTATCTGATTACAAAAATTCAGAGCTACTTGATTGCCTTTCGACACTGTGATAAAGGAAAAATCAGATGCTTATTGCACTCCACTTATCCGCAATCGCTTCAAGTTGAATATTTGTCACAAATCGACTGGCTGTGAATGTGATcagtgcaaacaaacaaacaaaatggctgttatGTTGTGCGGAATTTCAAGATACCAAATGCCAATGTTCTGAAGTATACGCGAACAGACACAATAGCACAGCTCTGAAATAGACATATTCCTATAGGATTTTCTCGGGCAGTACCGAAGGCTCAATTGATGATACGATCACTGCCTGACTTTCTTTAATCTGTTGAAGCCAGCATGGGTACATAGCTTACATGTACTCAACACAACTGACTTTAATCAGACACATTCACTGTGCTATCAGATGGTACATGCAAGCTATTGGTGCCCTTTATCCAATTCCTCCAGGCCCcgcttacatgtaaatgtaattGACTACTTTGAGAACAACTAAGATAATGCGATATCACAGAAGACATGATCCCTGTTATATTCACAGTTGTGTCATCTGACTCTATAAAATTCCGgcaaccaacaacaacaaagaagATCGGTATTACTATACCGGcaaacatcacatcacatcacccATTGGAAAATAAGAATCTGGCAGTTTTTGAAGTTCTGAAGGGAAAAAAAGCACTCAACAATGTATCATCAAGCAGATGACTGTCAGAAAGTCTGTGCAACCACTGCAAATGACATTAGGATTCTGCAGCCAGGATAGTGACCTTTGTgctgaactttgaaagttgaaacatgctaGCCTTTGCAGGGAACATCCTACAGTATGGAGTTCAGAACATTACATTAATAATGTAGTTAATGTAGATATCAATATCCAGGTTTATGTAAGttatttgaaaacttcaaacaCAGCATCTCTTACTAAAACTGAACTGAAGAAATTTACCAATATACCAAACAGTAAACTCCAGtgttttgtacatgtatttgacatgaaatttttgtaaatcacaaGGTGTATAAAAGTGAAACTGAAGTTATCTAATTTATGGTATCTGAAAATATAACACTTATCTACTTGCACATGCttgaattgaaaatgtttccttaattttcatgaaaagattACATACAGGGCAGCTGTAAAAGAGTAATTTTCCTATAGAGCAGTTGTATGGGGGCAGGTAACTATTACCCAATAATGGCAATAGATAATATGTGATGACAATGAAAATGTTCTCTAGTGGTTCAATTGTATTCAACAAGCATTTCAAGATGAAGACATACAGCACACTGATAATAGCATTAAGCTTACTTTTGGTCAGGCAGAATTTAAATTTGGGTAAATACTGCACACCATTGGCACAGATAAATATTCcgtttatgtatatttttagtAACTAACTCAACATATTGCAGATTTTAAATGAGAAGCATAATCTACTCTAATGTACAGCGTTCAGTCATAAGACAACATACCGTAGTGGCTATGGTAAACATGGAGATAACAATATTAATCCCATTCTATGTAGttaaattatatattattattattattattattatattattgtttatttcagaTATGATTATCCATAtacaaaaacagataaataaaaagtaaaaaaataaaacattaattttgcaaaacattttacCCTTCGAGTAAATGAAAGTCTTATCTGTCAACACCAGTTCTCATGTTGTGATATCACACTACAATCTGATGGCCTGAAATTATATTTCTTAAATGTTTTATCCGTCTTAGCTATTATATATTCCTTTACCTATACACCTTGATTGACTTCactgaaaattttcataaacGTAACATGTAAATGACACATAAATTTCTGCATGAATGTCTTTTCCATTACTTCATACTTGACATCCAAAGGAGAATAAACATGTCATTGACAGTGAGAGACAACAACAAACTCTCAGAGTCACAGACACCAACAAACTCACCACAGACACCAACAAACTCACCACAGACACCAACAAACTCACAACAGACACCAACAAACTCACCACAGACACCAACAAACTCACCATAGACACCAAATTCTTGAACAAAACTAAATGCAGACAGCAACAGGAGGAGAGGATTGGTAACACTGTGGGCAACAATTGAAAAACATTAACTCAACTGACCGTAGACAGGCAGTGACAGAACAGCATAAAGTGACCACAAACATTTCAAGGCAAAACAGATTTGACCACAGCCAGGAAATAGCAAAACAGAAGTTGACATTTGTGCAATGACCATAAACGAGAACTGGTAACATTGAAAAGGAATTTCACTTTCTTTTGAATTATCCTTCATATAACATGTCATCTATACAACTTGTGCATGTATAAGCTTAATCATACAGTGAGCTATATTTCCAGGCTATattatgacaaatttcaaaaatatgtatggAGTGTACATGGATTTTTAACACTTTGCTTGAAAATGTGTAAATGTGTTCATTACCCTGTTATGAGAATGTCCAATTTGAGTTTAAGATAACTAATTTTACATAGACAAAAACAAGTATCTATAATACTTGCGCTTTCccatttgatcatttttatgtTCACTTTCATTGTACCAACTTGCATTTTACATGGTTCGTACACCTTGGGACGAATAAAATTCCAGGGCTTTCCAGGGATTTTTGACCAGTTTTCCAGGGCTATTTCAACTAAAATCAAGTAATTTTCCAGGGCTCTtgatcatgaaaacaaatttatactCGACTTCTATCGACACACCGTACCTATTTACTGCTTTAATTCCTGAGCTTTTTCTTCTAACTGTATAGCTACTGATTGTATTTCAGTTTACTTTTCTCTTTTGCAGTCTTAGAATTTGCACTCCTGAGACTATTTAACTTTGCGACAAAAGACATTTCCCTGTAGATTCAGATTTTTCTTGGAATATTTATTATCAGATTTGTTAAGTTCAACTACATCCGTCTCAAGTATCTTCATTTTCCAGGGTTTTCCAGGGCTAAATCACATTTTTCCAGGGTTTTTCCAGGGTTTTCCAGGgctaaaataaaattccaggGTTTTCCAGGGTTTTCCAGGACCGTACGAACCCTGATTTTAGAGCTAATGGGGCTAATTAACCAACCACTGAAACATGGTACTATGACAGCTGTGTTTACCTGTTGTATCATCCCATAAAACAATCTAATGAGGCTACATCTATTTATTTCATGGGCCATCGTCTGTAGGGTGATGATTTTAACTTCAGATTGTATCATACAACATTGCCAATCATTTCTGAATGCTAGTGAACAGCCAATTAATCTAGACACTTGCTGTAAAACAATACTGGTCAAAATCAATCTTTGCCAcattaaatttgtgtttttacatgtgtttaataataataataacaataataataataatggatgTTATTTTCGACCCAggtttccaacaaaatggcgtAAGTTTTTATAGTGACACACTAGGCTGTCAAAAgagcaatttgaaaaaaaaaattcctattATGGCAAATTATTGTGGATAACCACACTATTAAAATAACTGACCCATAACTCAATAGTTCAGGACAAACAGTTTTCAGTTGAATACCTCTATGGTTCTACCAATCTGCAGTTCAGTTACTGTGTGCTTCATTTTGTGTTAACTGTTTAGCATTCCAAATTGGTATGGTAGTAATCTGACAGCAGAAATGAAGACATTGCATTCTGAAGGTATGTGTCTTACCAAAAGGAATTTTACCATGCACACTAAGAAAGATGTCTTTTTTCAAGATTTAAGCTCATGGAGGACAAGGGGTTAAGGTTACCTGTGTGATACACATTATTAACAATCAGCTCGCCTATGGTTACTTAATTTCATGAAAACTCTCACGCCACTACCAAACATGATGTGCATTACAGCCAAGTATTATAGACACTTGAACAGTATCTATGGTATGCAAATTGTTTTGAACAAAAGTAATCGATTATGTTCGGATTATTCCCATTAACATGTACTTATACAGTATGGCACACTAGACCAAAAGGAGGAATTCCTCTGGATCAGGAGAAAAAATAGACCCCTATAAATTAAGAGCTTTTCACTCGATATTGAGAGTTCTTTTGACAGAATAGAACTGCACAATTTAATAGACATTTCTcatgattttcaaaagtttaccaGTATGTTGTTCATTATCAAATTTGagggttgattttccatatCTCTGAAAAAGTTCATCATTGCTTTCTTTCCATATTTTCACATTCATTCAATAATAGTTATGTTTTCTTTAGGAAAAATATACAGCAAATTGTCACTTACATgaaattagctgcaaaattgtagctctacggtgaggcggtcggtgagttttggtttttgcgacctcgctcaccggTAGCTACAATGCTGAAGGCCCTGTAGCGTTCAAAATAAGCGCGTCACACATGACGCGGCATTTTAATgtgaaatcccacatatttactgcatttggttgtACCGATTTAtaactactgaagactaaacactatactacacgatccttgtcgtttatgggtttggtatttgttcagaCACGTCGATCGTGTTCCAAAAACACTGAGCGTGTTTCTgagagccgccattaccggaagttggtaattgcggctcccagaaatgtttttggaatgtGATCAACACAAGAaaaaataccaaaccccataaacgacaaggttaatGTAGTATAgagtttagtcttcagtagcgataaatcggtacgaccaaatgcagtaaatatgtgggatttgaCGATTTCACATAAAAATGCCACGTCATGTGCGACGCGCTTATTTTGAATGCTACAGGTCCTTcagcattgtagctctactggtgagcgaggtcgcaaaaaccaaaacttaccGACTGCcccaccgtagagctacaattctGCAGCTAACATGAAATATGTATTTTAGCAGTGTGGATCAACTCCATTTGTACTTTTTAAGTCAAAGTCATGTCCCGGAATTCAATCATTAACACTTTTGAACTGTTACAACGGTATCAAAATACATGTGACATTTCTAGTAGGTCTCCCGATCGGGAGATTTCCTCCCCTCTGGGAGGAATTTGCGCCTTTGGTCTGGTGTGACTTGCTGTTATGAATTTATTGGAGTACTAATAATGGGGTGGGGTTAACAGGTTCATGGTTCAGGTGTGTGGGATACTACTATATCGTTTTCTAACAACACTTGCCAGGCAGTAGGCTGATTGATGTATTGGGGTGGATGGGTAGAGTGTATTCTTTTTAACAGATACGTAGCTCACAGCCTACCCACTAGAAAACAGCGCAAGCTGAACTCACTTCCGTGTTTTGATGACGTAATAATACACACACTCAGCTAAGTCTACGTGTACTTTACCTGAGCATCACGATCCCTGCAGGCACAACGGCACACAAAATTAAAACTATGCTGTGAATAACTTCGTCTCCAACACCCTCTAGTATAGTTCCAGTAACGGGCTTCGTCATTTTGATTTGATGATGTTCCCCGCCTTACACCGCTACTTTCATCTGTTGGTCTGCATGTCTGAGCAGTAGTTGCTGCAGCTGCATCGAGGTTTTCACCTTTGGCCTTCAACCTATACTATCAATATCTAGTCACAGTTTCATAAACCACAGATTCAAAAATATCTCAATAGTAATTATGGAGATAACAATTCACAAAAAACACTTAATACAGTAAACCATAAAGAATGTAAACACCATTTGAAGTGAGATATGTTGATGTAGCTCATGATGTGTTAAAGTAGATTTTTGCTTC comes from Ptychodera flava strain L36383 chromosome 8, AS_Pfla_20210202, whole genome shotgun sequence and encodes:
- the LOC139139424 gene encoding LOW QUALITY PROTEIN: E3 ubiquitin-protein ligase RNF170-like (The sequence of the model RefSeq protein was modified relative to this genomic sequence to represent the inferred CDS: inserted 1 base in 1 codon) → MTKPVTGTILEGVGDEVIHSIVLILCAVVPAGIVMLRYQNRGNSIHPENQERVQNARRQLGLNETVPETANDTSNGRPRPARRYAVDTQCPVCLHDAQFPTETNCGHVFCANCIXTYWRHGSWLGAVQCPVCRQQVTMLFADFSEQERDSDEGRARLQDINAYNRRFSGEPRPLMDYIRDLPTLLRHAWGEFFSLGGLVWMFRLRIVLCLLAAILYFLSPLDIIPEAVFGLIGFMDDLFVILLLLIYVSIIYRNIVANRARDA